The sequence TAGCTCCGACTCGTACCGATTGAAAAACTGAACGATGCCCTCGTCGTCCACCTGAATGATGCCAAAGTCGGCGGCGTTGCGTGCTTCTGCAGAGGCATGACGCAGCTTCTCGCCCAGGTCGTCGTCAGCAAAAGAGAGCGTAACGGCCTCCGGTGCTGGGGCGTTATCGGCCGCGGGTGCCGCGTCATCGGCAGGCGCACCCGCTGCGTCCGCGGGTGCATCATTTGCCGAAGCATCGTCGTCGGCATCTAGAAAAGGATACGTGGTGTCGTTCTCTTGGTCGGCCATGGGCACAGTGAGTCAGCGATAAATGAGTGACGAGCGTTCGTTACAGCGGGCGTACGAACACCCAGTATACGTCGTTAGAGGCACGAAATAACTGTACAGCAAGATTTGTGGGGGCCACGCGGGGGCTCACGTACGTGTAAGTGAATGTGGTGTCGAGCGCGCTAGCCGCCACGCCCTTGCGAAAGCGCCCGTAAAAGAGTGCGTTGTTGGCGCCGGGGGCCACGTCGAAGAAAAAGTCTGCCCCCACCGGGTCAGGGTCAATCATAAAGGGCAACTGCTGGGCTGCCGCGTTCACGTATTGTATAACACCGTCGCCGTCAAGTGCAATGGCTGCTGTATCCCACGCGTCGATTTCGTCAATCGGGGTATCAGGGAGGCGGTTGCACGCGGCTTCGTCTACGAGCGGTTCGGCCGATGTATGGGCTTGGGGGCGCTCACGTCGACGTTTCTCTTCGTACAGGTCATAGAGTTGATCCTCCATGCTTTGCATAAGCGCCTCGAAGCGCTCAGGGTCCTCGGTGCCCACAACCGATTGATACGCGTGCACCTGCTCGGCATACGTGTTGTTCTCTGCCGTTAGCGCATCGCGCGTCTCTTCGAGCGCTTCCTTCTCACGCTTCACCCGTTGGAGTTCCTGCTCTAGCGTGTCGATGCGTGCACTGATGGCCGTGGTATCGGCCCCCTCGGCGCGCATCTGGCGGCGCTCCTTATACACTGCATCTAATTGTTCTTGCATGTTATCGATCATCAAGAGCGCTTCCTCGAAGTTCTTGAACCCGCGTTCCGATAAGCGCTCGCGATCTTGATACATGGCTTCCAGCTGACCGCGCATGCTTTCAATCATCTGGGCGATATCATCAACGTTTTTCAGATCGTAATCTCCCAAGCGCTCGCGAGTCGCCTGCAGCCTGTCGAGTTGTTCGCTGAGTTGCTCCACCGTACTTATGATTTGCTCTGGGTTGCTTACTCCCAGTACATTTTCCAACTCTTCTTCGCGCCGCATGAGGGCCTGCAGGCGCTCGATACGTTCCGTGTCAAGCGACTGCTCCTCTGCGGGTTGTGCGCCGGGCAGGCCTGGCACATCGTGATCCGTCTCGGTTTCATCGCGATCTGTATATACGTCCTCAAGCTGGTCGACCAGGTTGGTGACCATGTCCACCACGTCGTCCGTTGAAGAGACGCCCAGTTCGTTTTGCAGGCGTTCCTCGCGGGCGAGGAGTGTTTCCAGCTGCTCAAAGGTGTCGTTTTCCATGCTGAGCGACTCGAAGGGGGCGGGGGCCTGCGCTTCTGCTTCCTTATCACCGTACAGCTCTTCGAGCTGCTCTTCCATGCTATTGATCATCTGCACGGCTTGATCGCCGCCGCCAATGCCTTCAGCGCGCAGGGCCTCTATCTCATCCGAAAGCTCGTCCACCTGCGCCTGCAAGGTGTAAATCTCCTCAAGCGCGGCATCGGTTGTGGAAACGCCAAGGGCTTCGTGCAGCTGGTTTCGCTCCTTTGTTAGTTCCTTCACCTTATCGTGCACGCGTTGCAGCACCGCGCGCGCATGGTCGGCGTCGGTCAGCCCGGTGGCCGCGATATGATCGGCCGTGTCTGCCAGCGACACTTCCTGCAGCGCTTGCACGGCCGGCAACACGTCCTCAGGAGTGTCTACAGAAAGGAGCTCTTGCAAGCGTTCCCACCGCGAGGGGTACCAGTCAGCAGGGGGAGCAGAAGGGGCGCTGTCGCTCATAAGAAGCGGGAAAAAGCCATCAGAACCAGCGGAGTAACGGCAACTCGACGCACGGGTGCATCACGCTGCACCGTTACTGTATCAGTAATGAAAAACAACCGTTCCCGTAGGACACGGGCTGTTCCGCAAGTGTTACAGTGTTATGTCGCGGGCAGCGTTTGCACTTGTGGGGGATTGCGGTTCTTCTTAAAGGGTGTAGCGATCCGCCAATGATCCCTCCCGCTTCTTTTTTTCGAGTCTCTCCGTGTTCATGAAAGATTACGAGCCGCTCTCGGGCGTCGATGCCGCGTGGTTGCGCATGGATCGGCCCACCAACTTGATGACCATCACGGCGGTGGTGGTGCTGCAGGATCCTATGGACACCGACGCCCTAAAGGCGCTCATCGAGGAGCGCTTCCTGGGGTTTACACGGTTTCGGCAGCGCATTGAAGACCTTGACGGGACGCCCCGCTGGGCGCTTGATCCGTACTTTGACCTCGACCAGCATGTGCGCCCTGCTGCGTTGCCCGGTGCGGCCGACCAGCGCGCGTTGCAGGCGTACGTGAGTCAGCAGATGAGCACGCCGCTGGACAAGACGAAGCCGCTGTGGACGATGGACTGCATTGAGGAGTACCAGGGCGGAACGGCAATTGTGATACGGTTGCATCACTGCATCGCGGATGGCATTGCGCTGGTACAGGTGCTGCTTTCGCTCACAGATGAGTATTTCGATCCGTCGCGCTTTCCCCACACCCGCGCTGCCGGCGGATGGGGCGTGTTGAAGGGGGCGTGGCAGGCCGGACAGGCGGCGGCTTCGGTGGGCCGGCGGGCCGTGGCGGAGGGACTGGCGGCGGTGCAGCATCCGCATCATGCGTTGGAGCGGGCCCGTGAGGGCATGAGCCTGGGCGCGGCGCTCTCGAAGTTTGCCCTGCTCAGCGAAGACAACGACACGCTGTTGCGCGGGCCGCTGCGGGTGGCGCAGCGGGCGGCGTGGTCGGGGCCGCTGGCGCTGGAGCGCATCAAGAGCATTGGCTACCGGCTCGATGCCAAGGTGAACGACGTGCTGCTTGGGGCGGTGGCGGGAGCGCTGCGTGCGTACTTTGAACAGCGCGGGGCGGCTACGGACACCACGGCGCGCGCGCTCATCCCCGTAAACTTGCGCTCGGCAGAGCGCGCGTTTCAATTGGGCAACCACTTTGGGCTCGTGTACCTCGATTTGCCCTTGTACCTCGACGATCCCATACGCCGCGTGCAAGCGGTGAAGCGCCAGATGGACGAAATCAAGGGCTCGTCGGAAGCGGTGACGGCGCTGGGCCTGCTGGAGGTATTAGGCAACTTCCCGCTCACGTTGGAGGAGCAGGCGGTCGAGTTTTTCAGCAACAAGGCCAGTGCCGTCATCACCAACGTGCCGGGCCCGCGCGAGCAGGTGCACATGAAGGGCCGGCGCGTGCAGCACATCATGCCGTGGGTGCCGCGCGCCGGCGGCATTGGGCTGGGCATTAGCATCTTCAGCTACGACGGCGAAGTGCGCACCGGTATTGCATGCGACGCCGGCCGCATCCCCGACCCGGAGACGATTCTGGCTGCCTACAACCGCGAGGTCGACGCGCTCTATGCAGAAGCCGAGGCGTCTGCCCCGGCCGACTGAGTCAGGCATCGGTTAATCGCCGCCCACAACCAAATACACGGCAACGGCCGCCAGCGCGATGCCCGCAAGCTTACGGGGCGTGAGCGCTTCCTCGAGCAAAAAGTAGCCCGCGACGGGGCTAAGCACCAGAAACATGCCAAAGATGGGTACAACGACGCTCACCGGACCGGTCGACAAGGCGTAGTAATACGCGATAATGCCCACCGACAGAAAGCCCCCGGCGAGGTAGGCGCTGTTGGCCGCCGGGCGTTGCAGCTGCGTCCAGCGGAAGTCGCCGCTAGCCACCGCAACGCCTGCCGCCGCAATCAGGAGGATGGTGGAGGTGATGAGCAAGGTCGAAAAGCCGGGGAGGCCGCGCGTAACCGACTGGCGCACAAACGGGGCGACGAACGAATAAGCCAGCATGGCCACGAGGGCCCAAACGACGTGAGAAGCCATCAAGAAAGCGTGCAAAAGTGAGTACAGCAGCGAAGAGGCGCACAGGCCTCCTATAGCCGCTGCCCTACGACCCGTTCTGCACAGAAGTTCATGGTTGGCCGAAAGCTCACGCCCTCGTCACAGCCACAGCGCTACCTGTTGGATGAGCACGCCGCACCCGAAGGCCGCGTAGATCCCCAGGATGTAGCCTGCTACGCCCATCAGAAGGCCCACCGGGGCGAGGGCCGGACTGTACACGCCCGCTACGATGGGCGCGCTGGCGGCGCCGCCTACGTTGGCCATGCTTCCGGTGGCCACAAAAAACAACGGCGCGCGCAGGAGGCGGGCGGCGATGAGGAGGACCACCACGTGAATGGCAATCCAGAAGGCCCCGGCGGCAAGGTATAACGGGACATCGAGCACGGCCTGCAGGTTGGCCTTGGCGCCGATGGAGGTGAGGAGGAGGTAGAGCGCCACGTACCCCACGCGCGACGCGCCCACATCTTCGAGGCGGCGCAGCGGCGTAAACGACAGCAACAACCCAATCGTAACCACGAGCAGGATGGCCCACGTGCTCGCGCTAATGATGGTGGGGTCGCCCAGGGCCGGAAACAGCCCCCCCAGTTGCCGCGACCCGACGGCCGCGACGAGTCCGAGCCCTACGATCATGGCAAGCTGCTCGATGGTGATGGGGCGCTTGGTTGAGTCGTCCGTCATGCGCTGGTTCATCTTCTCCACGGCCGACGTGTCGGCGCCCACCCAGCGGTCGAAGGTCTGCTGGTAGGAGCTCAGCACAATCAGAATGCCCATCCAGCCGTATCCGGCCACCACGTCAACCACAAGAAGGGGGGCGAGGGTACTATCGGGCGTGCCAAAGCTTTGCTTCATCGCCACGAGGTTGGCCGTTCCACCAATCCAACTGCCCGACAGCGCCGCAAACCCCTTCCACGCCACGGGGTCCTCAAAAAATCCGCCAAACACGGCAAACGTAAGCGGGCCGCCAATGACGATGCCTAGCGTACCAGCGAGCATCATGCCAAGCGCTAACGGCCCGAGGCGCAAGATGGCCTTCAGGTCGACGGTCATCATGAGCAAAAAGAGCGAGAACGGGAGCAGGTAGGTCGACATCCAGTCGTATACCACGCTATCGGCCGGAATAATGCCAAACGTCGTGGCCAGCATGGGTACAAAGTACGCCCAGATGACCGGCGGCAAAAATTTAAAGATCGGTGCCAGTGGGCCTATGCGGCTGAGCCAAAAGACGATGCCCAAGACGCCTACCAGGAAGGCGAGAACGGGCATGGGCGACGCAAAAAGCGTAGAAGGCACGATGCGGGTGGGATTAGGAAAAAGAAGACCGGCTTGTAAGATGCCGGTCATGCGCCTCAGGTGCAAGCGGCATGGTGTCAATGTCACGGACGCGCAATGGGCGTCGCCGTGGCGGTGCTGAAGGCGCCGTAGAGGCCAACTGCGCGCTGCGTGATGCGTAGGGGCAAGCATGTGGCAGGCCAAACGATTCGTAAGATGTAGCGAACCGAAAAGCACCAGGGTATGATTGAGACGATTGTGTCGGGGGGACAAACAGGGGTCGACCGCGCGGCGCTCGATGCGGCACAGCGCGAGCAGGTGGCCATTGGCGGATGGTGCCCGCGCGGGCGCCGGGCCGCAGATGGTGTCATCCCCGAGCGGTATCCACTGAAGGAAACCCCGGAGGCAGACTACGCGCAGCGGACCACCTGGAACGTGCGCGACAGCGACGGCACGCTCATCCTGTCGCCTGAGCCGCTGACCGGTGGAACGGCCTTTACGCGGCAGGAGGCGCAACGGCTGGGGCGGCCGCTGATGCAGGTGGAGCCGTCGCTTGCGCACGTCACGCGCATCCTGAGCTGGGTGCAGCAGCACCGCATCCGCCGCCTGAACGTGGCCGGGCCGCGGGCGCGCACCGAGCCGGGCATATACAAGCGGGCGCTGCGCGTGATGGAAGGCGTGTTGCGCGCCGATCGTGCGAAGACAATCGTTTCGTAGCGCGCCGGTAATGCCTGTGTAACATCTG comes from Salisaeta longa DSM 21114 and encodes:
- a CDS encoding PAS domain-containing protein; this encodes MADQENDTTYPFLDADDDASANDAPADAAGAPADDAAPAADNAPAPEAVTLSFADDDLGEKLRHASAEARNAADFGIIQVDDEGIVQFFNRYESELSGIARDDAEGRNFFTDVAPCTNNRLFRGRFKKGVRRDQLDETFTYTYTYKMRPTLVEVNMYRDEAGNNWFMVKKI
- a CDS encoding coiled-coil domain-containing protein, with the protein product MSDSAPSAPPADWYPSRWERLQELLSVDTPEDVLPAVQALQEVSLADTADHIAATGLTDADHARAVLQRVHDKVKELTKERNQLHEALGVSTTDAALEEIYTLQAQVDELSDEIEALRAEGIGGGDQAVQMINSMEEQLEELYGDKEAEAQAPAPFESLSMENDTFEQLETLLAREERLQNELGVSSTDDVVDMVTNLVDQLEDVYTDRDETETDHDVPGLPGAQPAEEQSLDTERIERLQALMRREEELENVLGVSNPEQIISTVEQLSEQLDRLQATRERLGDYDLKNVDDIAQMIESMRGQLEAMYQDRERLSERGFKNFEEALLMIDNMQEQLDAVYKERRQMRAEGADTTAISARIDTLEQELQRVKREKEALEETRDALTAENNTYAEQVHAYQSVVGTEDPERFEALMQSMEDQLYDLYEEKRRRERPQAHTSAEPLVDEAACNRLPDTPIDEIDAWDTAAIALDGDGVIQYVNAAAQQLPFMIDPDPVGADFFFDVAPGANNALFYGRFRKGVAASALDTTFTYTYVSPRVAPTNLAVQLFRASNDVYWVFVRPL
- a CDS encoding wax ester/triacylglycerol synthase family O-acyltransferase is translated as MKDYEPLSGVDAAWLRMDRPTNLMTITAVVVLQDPMDTDALKALIEERFLGFTRFRQRIEDLDGTPRWALDPYFDLDQHVRPAALPGAADQRALQAYVSQQMSTPLDKTKPLWTMDCIEEYQGGTAIVIRLHHCIADGIALVQVLLSLTDEYFDPSRFPHTRAAGGWGVLKGAWQAGQAAASVGRRAVAEGLAAVQHPHHALERAREGMSLGAALSKFALLSEDNDTLLRGPLRVAQRAAWSGPLALERIKSIGYRLDAKVNDVLLGAVAGALRAYFEQRGAATDTTARALIPVNLRSAERAFQLGNHFGLVYLDLPLYLDDPIRRVQAVKRQMDEIKGSSEAVTALGLLEVLGNFPLTLEEQAVEFFSNKASAVITNVPGPREQVHMKGRRVQHIMPWVPRAGGIGLGISIFSYDGEVRTGIACDAGRIPDPETILAAYNREVDALYAEAEASAPAD
- a CDS encoding EamA family transporter gives rise to the protein MASHVVWALVAMLAYSFVAPFVRQSVTRGLPGFSTLLITSTILLIAAAGVAVASGDFRWTQLQRPAANSAYLAGGFLSVGIIAYYYALSTGPVSVVVPIFGMFLVLSPVAGYFLLEEALTPRKLAGIALAAVAVYLVVGGD
- a CDS encoding DUF819 family protein, giving the protein MPSTLFASPMPVLAFLVGVLGIVFWLSRIGPLAPIFKFLPPVIWAYFVPMLATTFGIIPADSVVYDWMSTYLLPFSLFLLMMTVDLKAILRLGPLALGMMLAGTLGIVIGGPLTFAVFGGFFEDPVAWKGFAALSGSWIGGTANLVAMKQSFGTPDSTLAPLLVVDVVAGYGWMGILIVLSSYQQTFDRWVGADTSAVEKMNQRMTDDSTKRPITIEQLAMIVGLGLVAAVGSRQLGGLFPALGDPTIISASTWAILLVVTIGLLLSFTPLRRLEDVGASRVGYVALYLLLTSIGAKANLQAVLDVPLYLAAGAFWIAIHVVVLLIAARLLRAPLFFVATGSMANVGGAASAPIVAGVYSPALAPVGLLMGVAGYILGIYAAFGCGVLIQQVALWL
- a CDS encoding putative molybdenum carrier protein; translation: MIETIVSGGQTGVDRAALDAAQREQVAIGGWCPRGRRAADGVIPERYPLKETPEADYAQRTTWNVRDSDGTLILSPEPLTGGTAFTRQEAQRLGRPLMQVEPSLAHVTRILSWVQQHRIRRLNVAGPRARTEPGIYKRALRVMEGVLRADRAKTIVS